The Stieleria maiorica genome includes the window TCAAAGGACGCGAGGACCTGCCTTTGATCGGCTATGAACTCTATGAACGCGAATTGAAAAGCAAGTCCATGACCTTCGTCGGACGGACCGACTGGAATGGACGACTGGCGATCGAAAAGACGGACGACCCGCTGCGTTTGCTGTACGTCAAGAACGGCGGCGCCGTGTTGGCGCGACTGCCCCTGGTGCCGGGACTGACGCCCCAGGAGGTCGCCGATCTGACCGGCGATGACATGCGGTTGCAGGCCGAAGCGTATATCCGGGGCGTGCAAAACGCCATCATCGACTTGGTCGCCATCCGCAAGCTGTTGGCCGCTCGGATCCGCATGCGGTTGAAGAATGGGCAGATGGAGCAGGCCGAAGAACTGCTCAATGCGCTGCGTGAGCAACCGACCAACGAGCAACTCGCCGACGACATGGGAAAGAAGCAAGGGGATTTCTTGAAGGAGATCGGCAATCGCAATCCCAACCAGCGCCGCAAGGTGGACATCATGTTCAAAGAAACTCGCGAAATGCTGGGCAAGCAAATCAACCCGACCGTTATCCGCGATTTGGAATCCGACGTCCAACGCGCCAAAGACAACGGCGGTAAACTGCCGGACGAACCGGCCGAAGACGAAAACGCCTGAGGGGGCGGTGCGATGGCGACGTGCTGAAAAGGATTTTCAGCGTTTTTTCCGACTTTCGCCGCCATGTTCCCGCCGCAAATCTGTTTTTATTAAGAGGAGACACTTTTCCAAACGCCGGCGGCGAGGGCCACGATGATACGTCTGATGAACGCGTCCCTGTTGATTTGTCTACTGATTCCGTCGGCCCATGCGGCCGATCATTTGTACGGGACAATCGATGGTTGGGGACAGATGGTCGATCCGGATGGCGATTGCCGTTTCCAGGTGGGAAAGAACGGCGTCACGGTTGGTTTTGGTCCCGGCCCCCATGGTTTGGACGCGGAAAGCAATCGCATGAATGCCCCCCGCGTCCTGCGTTCGATCAGCGGCGATCACTCCGTCTCGGTCATCGTGCAAGGCAATCTGCCGCTACCGGAACTGCCCTACGCCTACGTCAGCGGCGGTTTGATACTGATACAGGATTTGCGGAGCTACATCCGGCTGGAACGCGCCAGCTTCATCCGCAACGGCAAAAAATCTTTCTACACCAACTTCGAGCAACGCATCGATGCGAAGCGGACGCGGATGGGACGGTTCGCCGATTACCCGCTCGACGCGGCCCGGGATGTCGAATTGCGGTTGGAAATCAGCGGATCGATTGTCCGGGGACTCGTCCGCCATGTCGGCGAGGAGTGGCACGAAATGGGGACCGCGAAGGTCCCCGCCGGCCGCAACTTTCACGCGGGTATCTCGGGCGTGAAGACGATTCCCGATGAAGTCGACGTCACGTTCAGCGACTTCCGAATTCAACCCGCACGGAGTGTCGAGGCCTCGGACAGTTCCGAGATCGACCTTTCACCCGCTGCCCAGTCGGCGGCCCTGCCAACGCTGCCCAATTCCGCTTTAATGAAATTATTGCCTCGGATCAATCAACTACAGGCACGATCGAAAAACGTCAGCGAGATGTCCGATGAAGAAATCGACCAGTTGATCGAGGACGCCAAAGCACTGGCCGCCGAAGACGTCGATGGTCTGCCGCAACCGCTTGCATTGGGCATCGCCAACGGGCTGGCAAGCTCCTTTCGCCAGGCCGGAAATCCGCACACCGCGGTCAGAGTGTACCGCGAGTTCGCAGATCTTCTTCAGCAACGTGGCGAAGACGATCCGAAAATCAAGTCCCCGATCGCAAGTTTGAAACGCTCGGCCGACAAACTTCAAGCGAAACTTGACCTGATCGGAAAGCCGATCGTTGTCGACGGAGTGCTAATCAGCGGCGAGCCGATCGACTGGACAGACTATGAAGGCAAAGTCGTCTTGGTCGATTTTTGGGCGTCGTGGTGTGGCCCCTGCCGACGCGAGATCCCCAACATCAAAGAGCAGTACGAAGCCTATCATGACCGCGGCTTCGATGTTGTCGGCGTTTGTTTGGACCGCGATCGCGACAAGGCCGAAGAATACATTGACTCGGCCGAAATCCCCTGGCCTTCGATCTACGATCCGGACGCCAAGGGGAAGTCAATGGCCGAGCGGTACGATATCACCGTAATTCCAACGGCCATCCTGGTCGATCAAGATGGCAAGATTGTTTCGCTGGAAGCTCGCGGCGAAACGTTGCCCGCGCTGTTGGAGGAGTTGATCGGGCCCGCCGAAAGTCCTGAAGCAGAGGAAAGTCCTGAGACGTCATGAATACTCAGGCTCTCGTGCTGCTTTGTGGCATCTTGCTGATACTCGTATTCTTCATCACCATCGCGATCACACTTCTTGCGATGTTTCGTCCGTGGCTGCAATGTTTTCTAAGCGGCACACCGGTGCCACTGTTCAAGATCGTGGGAATGCGGCTGAGGAACGCACCCGTGCGAAGGATTTGCGAACAGCGTATCAAGGCCGGCTCTGTCGGCGTCGACTTGCCCGTTGAACAATTAGAAGACGCTCATCGAAAAGGCGCGGACATTGAAAAGTTGACCGACTCGCTGTGTCTCGCCCGGCGGAGCGACCGCGACGTGACTTGGGACGAGCTATTGCACACGGAGCTGGTCGCCTGATCTCGGTATCGGCGGCGCGAGTGCTGCGTCAACTTTCAAACTTAGGGTGCCGCGGAAAAGGGACACAGCAATCGCCGGTGTTCAGGCTTTAGCCGCCCAGTGTCGCTGTGAAGCAGCGACCGAGAATCGCCTAAAAGCTAGACACCAGCGCTTATGCCCGTGCCATTCGTACCTGACCCCCTATCCGCTCGACAAACGCAACCCGAAGATTTGATGCTGACAGAGCACTGGGGTGGCAAGCAGTTCTCGGCGTTTCAATTCCGCCAGTCGGGGCGTTTGCGACGTGCTTTGGGGTGATGGGTGACGACATTGAATGTCGCGTCGCGGCCCGACAGCTTTCGGCCCTTGGGACGTTTGGTCAATCGGACCGCTTTGGCACGCAGACGCTGTTCCGATTCAAAGATCTCGTCATCGATCTCGAACTCGACAAACTTCGTCACCAATTCTTCGGGGACCAGCTTTCGCGGTTGCTCCGAGTTGTTTTGACGCAGTTCGACCGGCCCCTCTGATTCCGCGCCCCCGAACTGCCAAACGGTGTGGTGAAAGAACACGTCCTCGCGAAAGTCCTCCGCCTCGATGAAGCCGTAATCACCCTTGGGGTCGATGAAACGGATCGTCCCGAGACGCTTGCGGGTGATCCGAAATTTTTTGGGGCGTTCGTCTTCGGTCGGTTGGGGTTGATCTTCGGACACGGCAAACGGGCAACACAAGGATGGAACGGGACGGGGGCTAGACCGCTAAAACGTGCTCCAAAGGTACCAAGAATGCAGATCCGCGATAGCCGAAATTCCTGGCCGATGATCGGCCGCGTCGACGCAAGCTGCGCGCGAACTAATTCACCTCTGCGGCAAATGGTGTGTCCGGGATCCCCAGCCAGTTGGCCAGCGAACGCGTGGTCGCCCGGCGAATGACCGTCGGCCACAGTTCATGGTCGCCCGCAAAGACGTCTTCATCGGTGGCATCGATCATGTGCCAGAAACCCGCTTCACGTTCGGCACGAAGCTGCTCGTTGGTCCAGCCCAGGTGCCCCACGATCAAGCGGAACGGTCCCGGCTGTTGTCGGACCAGGGTCTCCAACATGTCCCGCTGGGCGGCCACATAAATCCCCTTTCCCGCCTGTGCTTCGGCATGCTCGCTAGAGTTGTGAACGGCCACGACCGGACCGGATAGCGGGCCGCCGAAATGGATCGTCCCCAGCGACTTGGATGCCTCGGCAGCCGCCTGGGCGGCCAACGCATGCTTGTTTTCCGGCGTCGAGTTCGTGGCGGACGGCCCCGTCGCCTCCGAACCCGTCCCCGGCAAATTCGTCGGAAAAGACACCTCGCCCGCGGGGGGAGTGGACTTCCCGAGCCGCCCCTGCGACGCAATCGGATCGCTCGTACCCGCCGATGTTGCCTTGCCGGCCGAGGATCCGAGCAGTTTTGCCAAGCCCGCCGGAGCGGTCATGGGGCGATTGAGCAGCACTGCAAACACGTTGTCGCTATCCTGATGCACGATCAGGGAAACGGATCGGCTCAACACCGGGTCTTGCACAGACGTCGATGCAACGAGCAGCTTTCCGATCATGGATTCTGACGGTTGGAGAGGGTTCAATTCCTGCATGACTTCACCTATAAACAAGACAATGCGAGCTGCCAAATTGGCAGCTCGCAGATTCGCCGAGACCTCTTAGTGCACCGGGCGTGCCAACCGAGTCGCCCCGAGAAGAGACGCCCATGAGCCTTTACGAAATGCGGCAGAGCTACAAGCTCGGCCGGCTGGAAGAAAAAGACATTGCTGCGGACCCGATGGTTCAGTTCCGCATCTGGCTGGGCGAGGCGATCGAGGGGCCGCTGCCGGATTGGGTCGAAGCCAACGCGATGACGCTGTCCACCAGCGATGGGCAAGGCGGGGTGACCAGCCGCATCGTCTTGCTCAAGGGGCTCGACGACGACAAGTTCTGGTTCTACACCAACTACCAGTCCCATAAGGCCGGGCAGATCCGTTCCAACCCCAACGTCTCGCTGTGCTTTCTATGGCCACACGTCCAGCGCCAGGTGCGGATCGAAGGCACCGCGGCTCAGGCATCGCGGGATCAATCCGTCCGCTACTTTCGAAGTCGGCCGCGCGACAGCCAGCTCGGCGCCCTGGTCAGCCAGCAATCGGCCGTCGTCGATTCCCGCGATGTGTTAGAAAAACGTTTGGCCGAGTTGAAGAAGCGGTATGCCGACAAAGAGATCCCTTGCCCGGAGGATTGGGGCGGATACTGTATCACCCCCGGCCGGTTTGAATTCTGGCAAGGCCGTGAGAGTCGTCTGCACGACCGACTTTGTTATCGAAAACAAGATTCACGGTGGATCCTTCAGCGGCTTTCCCCTTAAGACCGGTGGCCGGCCGACGTTTTCAGATCGACATGACACGCAATCGTAAAGCAATCGTCATCTCACTCGCCTTTCACGTCTGCTTGTTGGCCGTGTTGTTGGTGTGGTACGTGCCCCGCGGCGATGTGGCATTGCCCCCGACGGCGGCCACCAGCGCCGCGGATGAATCGTCATCTCCGTCACTGACCTCCCCGATCGTTGACGAGCAAGCGGATCTCCAACAAGCCGAGGTGCCGCCGCCGCAGGTTCCGCCAGAACAGATTCGGCGTTCGGTCGACTCGCAGATCCTGGCGACCGAAAAGCTTTCCGATCAGCGCAAGTTGACGGAGCTGGAACGGAATCTCAAGCGACTGGAGTCGGTCGCCAATGAACAATCGGTCCAACAGGTTTCGTCGACCATCGCCCAGTCATTGGGGCTGGATGTCGACCAGTACGCCAGCAAAACGCCATCTGGTGAAGGCACCTTCGATATCGATACGGCACAGCTGTCGGATGTCTTGCGGACTCGAGATGAGTCGGGAGCCTGGCAATACGAAACCGTCATGGTCGATGCGCAGGGCCGTCAGATGCGCGTGCCGACCGATGCCGTCGGCGGCCAACAGTTGTATGACACGTTCGAATTGATGAGGCGGTATCCCATGGCCCGCGGCGTGTATCAAAGCGTCGTCATGCCGATGCTGCAATCGATGCTCGAAGGCCCCGAACAACCCCGGCCGAGCCAGCCGGTTGAGATCCAGCCGGCCGAGACACCACCGACTGACGAGAATTGATGCGTCCGGGCGGGTTCCCGCTGGCAACGGGTGAAAACGAGATGGGAGAGGATTCCAGCTTGTCAACGCATGGTTTTTGCGTGCCCTTCGGGTTTCAATGAATGGAGAATCCCTCCCGGTTTGGGACATTCATTTTCGATGCGTATCTGGTACGCTCTAAGGTTCCTTCGAACTTTGAGCACTCGTGTTTGTGGAATGACTCCAAGGCTGGCGACGCGAGCTATCTGCAGGTCTGATCGGGGCATGCTCGTGACGACTTCATTTCTAACCCATAAACCACGATGCCCAATCTTTCTCCGACCGGTCAGCAAATCGTCCAGTCTCTCGCCAATCGTTACGGCCTTTCCACCGATGCGGTGACCCACATGTTGACCGCCGTCTACTACGGCAACGGATCCATGGCCCAGTTCAATCATCCCGAGTTCTGCGGATCGGGCCAATGGATGCGCGGCGGCATGACCATGGTCAGCGATCTGTTCAATAACAACTTGAAAAGTCTCGTCGACAACCTGTGCAATGACATCGCCAACGAATTGGCGAACCATCAAACAACACCCTTCAGCGGTTCGTTTCAATCGCAAAGCCAGGGCGGGATGAATTCGCAGGCTCAGGCGAGTGGGCAAATGGGCTCGGCCAACAGCCTGTTCGTTCCCGATCCGACGACAAACTGGTGGCCGCGGGAACTGGGGACGCCGACCTCGCTGGGGTCGCAGAACAGTCTTCGCTACGCCTACTTTGCCGACAAGCATCGCTTGGCGGTGACGACCGGAGGCACGCCGTGGGTGTATGATACGTTGGACCATCAGATCGGCGGATTCAGTCAGCAACAAGGCGGTGGACAGTCCATCCTGTTGACCAGCCAATACGGAACAGTCGATCTTTCAACGCTACCGGTGATCTCGCGCGACGGCACGCTTCCCGCGTCGCCTTCGATGTCAACCGGCCCCGCCCCAACGCAAAGCCACGCTGCTCCCGTCGAAAGCCAACCGTCGAACGGTTCAACGCCCAACGCGCCGAGCGACTCCGGCACGGCCCCGCAGTCTCGCGAAGATGTCATTGAAACGCTGGAACGACTCGGGGCACTCAAAGAAAAGGGCTACATCACCGATGAAGAATTCGCCAACAAGAAAAGCGAATTGTTGGCTCGCCTGTAATCAACCAAATTGCCCTGTTCGCGTCGCCAGGCAACCGGTCGAGATTCTCTCCATCTGGGAGAGACGGCGTTTGCGCAGCAAGCAAACGCCAGAGAGGGCTCGCGCTGCGAAAGTCGCCGTTTGACACCTCACATTCCGGTATAATCGCAGGTCTAGTCTCCCAACCATCGGCGGGCGCGAGCACGACGGACATCTTAATCGGGCTGTTGATCGGAAATTGCCTGGCGATTGCCAGCTGGACGTTGATCGCGGTGCCGATCGCGGTGCAGACCCGGCTGAGTCTGTACACGTATCTGCACAAGATCGCCAGCGATTCGATGGCCGATCTGTACAACTGGGCCAACTTGTTGATCTTTACGGTAGACGTCTGGAAGTGGTCGACGAGACGAAAGAGGAATTGTGCCAAGCCGCCAGCGGGACCAAGGATGACAAGCTTTCATTCTTGAAACTCACGACGGTGTTTGGTGATCTGGCGTCGAGTCCGCGGTTTGCCGACACTTATGCGGCGATGATCGACCGTGTATACGAAAACCCGGACGTCTCGGTTCAGATGCGAGGCGTGATCGAGAGCGACGGTTAGCTGGACAACATGAGTTGTGATGTAGCGACGCTCGATGCGAGCGTGGAAATCACCGGGGATCCACCTCTTGGCGAAGGTAGCTACATTTGACAGGGTGAAGCCTGAAATGCCAGGCTGGAAGCCTATCCCACGGTTTCTTCGGGCTCGGCGGCCGGCACCGTCAGCTCGCCGCGCTGAATCGAAACCCATTTCGGGGCTTCGATGGCGATGGAAACTCGATTGCCTTTGATCCGCGAGACGACGATCTGGATTTCATCATTGACAACGATCCGCTCGCCCAGTTTTCTTGACAACACCAACATGGCTCTCCTCCGTGGGTTTGGCTCTTCTGGAGTAGGCCGAAAGGTTGACGCAATTGTCACGGTCGATCGTGCTTTTTTTTGCGATTGTCCCACGAAGGGCGCCGATTGGCTGGCATCGCCGGCCTGGGGCGTCGTTGGGGGCACGAGGAATGTTAGGATACCGCTTCCAAAGCGAACCACTCCTCCGAACGAGATCCGACCATGACGTTGCACGAACTTGCCGGCCAGCCCGTTCCGATCGACCTACTTGAGAACATCCCGCGGCTGATTTCGTCGTATTACACGCTGAAACCTGACCCCAGCGAACGGGCTCAGGCGGTCGAATTCGGCACTTCCGGTCACCGCGGCACCTCCAAGACCGGCCGCTTCAACGAGCACCATATCCTGGCCATCGCCCAGGCGATCTGTGAGTATCGGTCGGCCCAGGGGATCAGCGGACCGCTGTACTTGGGCATGGACACGCACGCGCTGTCCGAACCCGCCTTCTCGTCGGCCTTGGAAGTGTTTGCCGCCAACGGTGTCACCACCGTAATCGACGCCCAGCGTGGCTTCACGCCCACGCCGGTGGTCTCGCACGCGATCCTGGTGCACAACCGAGGCCGCAGCGAAGGATTGGCCGACGGCGTCGTGATCACGCCGAGTCACAATCCGCCGTCCGACGGCGGGTTCAAGTACAACGCGACCAACGGCGGACCGGCCGACGCGGCGACGACGACCACGATCCAGAACCGGGCGAACGAGATCCTGGGTAACGGGTTGGCCGACGTCAAACGCATCGGACTTGCGGCCGCACTGGCGTCGGAGTTCGTCAAGGAACACGACTACGTCACCCCTTACGTCGACGACCTGCAGAACGTCGTCGACATGAACGCCATCCAGGCGGCGGGCCTACGGATCGGCGTCGACCCCATGGGCGGTGCGGGAATCGGCTATTGGCAGCCGATCGCCGATCGCTATGGATTGAATATCGAAATCGTCAATCGGCGTGTCGATCCGACGTTCTCCTTCATGCGAGTCGACAAGGACGGCAAGATCCGCATGGACTGTTCCTCGCCGTCGGCCATGGCCGGGCTGATCGATTTGAAGGACCGCTTCGACATCGCCTTTGGTAACGACCCCGACTACGACCGACACGGGATCGTGACGCCGTCGGTGGGGCTGATGAATCCGAACCACTACCTGGCCGTCGCGATCGAGTACCTGTTCCAAAATCGTCCGGGCTG containing:
- the pgm gene encoding phosphoglucomutase (alpha-D-glucose-1,6-bisphosphate-dependent), with protein sequence MTLHELAGQPVPIDLLENIPRLISSYYTLKPDPSERAQAVEFGTSGHRGTSKTGRFNEHHILAIAQAICEYRSAQGISGPLYLGMDTHALSEPAFSSALEVFAANGVTTVIDAQRGFTPTPVVSHAILVHNRGRSEGLADGVVITPSHNPPSDGGFKYNATNGGPADAATTTTIQNRANEILGNGLADVKRIGLAAALASEFVKEHDYVTPYVDDLQNVVDMNAIQAAGLRIGVDPMGGAGIGYWQPIADRYGLNIEIVNRRVDPTFSFMRVDKDGKIRMDCSSPSAMAGLIDLKDRFDIAFGNDPDYDRHGIVTPSVGLMNPNHYLAVAIEYLFQNRPGWGADVAVGKTLVSSSMVDRVAADLGRTLCEVPVGFKWFVDGLVDGSLGFGGEESAGASFLRMDGTTWTTDKDGIIMDLLAAEILAKTGKDPGQHYQALVEKFGAPVYDRIDAPATPEQKSALKALSPESVRSQELAGDAIEARLTEAPGNKAAIGGLKVVTKNGWFAARPSGTEDIYKIYAESFVGAEHLQRIQTEAKQIVSDALAG
- the pdxH gene encoding pyridoxamine 5'-phosphate oxidase; the encoded protein is MSLYEMRQSYKLGRLEEKDIAADPMVQFRIWLGEAIEGPLPDWVEANAMTLSTSDGQGGVTSRIVLLKGLDDDKFWFYTNYQSHKAGQIRSNPNVSLCFLWPHVQRQVRIEGTAAQASRDQSVRYFRSRPRDSQLGALVSQQSAVVDSRDVLEKRLAELKKRYADKEIPCPEDWGGYCITPGRFEFWQGRESRLHDRLCYRKQDSRWILQRLSP
- a CDS encoding SHOCT domain-containing protein, with the protein product MPNLSPTGQQIVQSLANRYGLSTDAVTHMLTAVYYGNGSMAQFNHPEFCGSGQWMRGGMTMVSDLFNNNLKSLVDNLCNDIANELANHQTTPFSGSFQSQSQGGMNSQAQASGQMGSANSLFVPDPTTNWWPRELGTPTSLGSQNSLRYAYFADKHRLAVTTGGTPWVYDTLDHQIGGFSQQQGGGQSILLTSQYGTVDLSTLPVISRDGTLPASPSMSTGPAPTQSHAAPVESQPSNGSTPNAPSDSGTAPQSREDVIETLERLGALKEKGYITDEEFANKKSELLARL
- a CDS encoding S1 domain-containing protein → MSEDQPQPTEDERPKKFRITRKRLGTIRFIDPKGDYGFIEAEDFREDVFFHHTVWQFGGAESEGPVELRQNNSEQPRKLVPEELVTKFVEFEIDDEIFESEQRLRAKAVRLTKRPKGRKLSGRDATFNVVTHHPKARRKRPDWRN
- a CDS encoding carbon storage regulator — translated: MLVLSRKLGERIVVNDEIQIVVSRIKGNRVSIAIEAPKWVSIQRGELTVPAAEPEETVG
- a CDS encoding TlpA disulfide reductase family protein; protein product: MNASLLICLLIPSAHAADHLYGTIDGWGQMVDPDGDCRFQVGKNGVTVGFGPGPHGLDAESNRMNAPRVLRSISGDHSVSVIVQGNLPLPELPYAYVSGGLILIQDLRSYIRLERASFIRNGKKSFYTNFEQRIDAKRTRMGRFADYPLDAARDVELRLEISGSIVRGLVRHVGEEWHEMGTAKVPAGRNFHAGISGVKTIPDEVDVTFSDFRIQPARSVEASDSSEIDLSPAAQSAALPTLPNSALMKLLPRINQLQARSKNVSEMSDEEIDQLIEDAKALAAEDVDGLPQPLALGIANGLASSFRQAGNPHTAVRVYREFADLLQQRGEDDPKIKSPIASLKRSADKLQAKLDLIGKPIVVDGVLISGEPIDWTDYEGKVVLVDFWASWCGPCRREIPNIKEQYEAYHDRGFDVVGVCLDRDRDKAEEYIDSAEIPWPSIYDPDAKGKSMAERYDITVIPTAILVDQDGKIVSLEARGETLPALLEELIGPAESPEAEESPETS
- a CDS encoding YqgE/AlgH family protein; this encodes MQELNPLQPSESMIGKLLVASTSVQDPVLSRSVSLIVHQDSDNVFAVLLNRPMTAPAGLAKLLGSSAGKATSAGTSDPIASQGRLGKSTPPAGEVSFPTNLPGTGSEATGPSATNSTPENKHALAAQAAAEASKSLGTIHFGGPLSGPVVAVHNSSEHAEAQAGKGIYVAAQRDMLETLVRQQPGPFRLIVGHLGWTNEQLRAEREAGFWHMIDATDEDVFAGDHELWPTVIRRATTRSLANWLGIPDTPFAAEVN
- a CDS encoding flotillin-like FloA family protein, translating into MNTQALVLLCGILLILVFFITIAITLLAMFRPWLQCFLSGTPVPLFKIVGMRLRNAPVRRICEQRIKAGSVGVDLPVEQLEDAHRKGADIEKLTDSLCLARRSDRDVTWDELLHTELVA